In a genomic window of Phragmites australis chromosome 14, lpPhrAust1.1, whole genome shotgun sequence:
- the LOC133891288 gene encoding probable LRR receptor-like serine/threonine-protein kinase At1g74360, with translation MSPMLLGFLGLLLVAGEVVVLIGAQGIGGGEKEVLVELKRFLQENNKVNRGAYDAWPESDASPCGWHGVGCGADGRVTSLDLSGASISGPAFGNFSRLSALASLDLSVNTISSAGDIGQCRGLVHLNLSHNLISGSLELSSLTRLRTLDVSGNRLEGGIAANFPEICTELAVLNVSTNRLAGNIPGLFDGCGKLEYVDISSNNFTGELGPGVARFRQFNAAGNQLTGSTMPATFPDGCKLESLDLSANQLIGKFPDSISKCANLTYLSLWGNGFTGVIPAGMGELSMIQTLILGKNLFDRQIPPELTKCSRLQFWDISSNMFGGDVQDIFGRFASLRYLVLHHNNYTGGIVSSGVLRLPLLARLDLSFNEFSGDLPPEVADMKSLKYLMLACNKFYGGIPPAYGRLTELQALDLSYNKLTDRIPASVGNLTSLLWLMLAGNQLSGEIPPEIGNCTSLLWLNLADNHLTGKIPPEMAAIGKDPSPTFAKNRNDPSVLTGSGECLAMKRWIPATYPPFSFVYSVMTRENCRSIWDRILKGYGIVPICTNSSSPVRSNTISGYVQLSRNFLSGEIPPEIGAMRNLSLLHLDDNRLTGQLPPEISRLPLVVLNVSRNNVSGAIPSEIGHILCLEMMDLSYNNFSGELPESLSQLTELNRFNVSYNPLLSGSVPTTGQFGTFDEQSFLGDPLISFRQGTGKQPPPEAVDVSTVRRRGMSPRTIAAWFMFSLTIAFIAGAVLFLVTNLRARFPVDQDPDPESFSCENPKCGSGKCALQMSTSSPPSGLSSSATGCSSSTEVVKVFRLGKTAFTYRDIVAATGNFADDLVIGRGGYGVVYRGVLPDGRAVAVKKLARLRDGDGEREFRAEMEVLADRMGSTWPHPNLVTLYGWCLSGSAKILVYEYLDGGNLESLIGDTAAFCWARRLDTAIGVARALVFLHHECFPAVVHRDVKASNVLLDRDGRAKVTDFGLARVVRPGDTHVSTMVAGTVGYVAPEYGQTWRATTKGDVYSYGVLLMELSTGRRAVDGGEEECLVEWGRRMAKEGWREKEASAASAVSWELLMLGMRCTADAPQERPDMPDVLAALLDVAENGSAICGYRDGAQLEFT, from the exons ATGTCTCCCATGCTCCTCGGATTCCTCGGCTTACTCCTCGTCGCAG GTGAGGTGGTGGTGCTGATCGGCGCGCAGGGCATCGGCGGGGGCGAAAAGGAGGTGCTCGTGGAGCTCAAGCGGTTCCTGCAGGAGAACAACAAGGTGAACCGCGGCGCATATGACGCGTGGCCGGAGTCCGACGCGTCGCCGTGCGGGTGGCATGGGGTGGGGTGCGGCGCGGACGGCCGCGTCACGTCGCTGGACCTGTCCGGCGCGAGCATCTCCGGCCCGGCGTTCGGCAACTTCTCGCGGCTCTCGGCGCTCGCCTCCCTCGACCTCTCCGTCAACACCATCAGCAGCGCCGGGGACATCGGCCAATGCCGTGGCCTCGTGCACCTCAACCTATCCCACAACCTCATCAGCGGCTCTCTGGAGCTTTCAAGCCTGACCAGACTGCGGACGCTCGACGTGTCAGGGAACCGGCTCGAGGGCGGCATCGCGGCCAACTTCCCGGAGATATGCACAGAGCTCGCCGTGCTCAACGTGTCCACCAACAGGCTCGCCGGCAACATCCCTGGCCTGTTCGACGGCTGCGGCAAGCTCGAGTACGTCGACATCAGCTCGAACAACTTCACGGGCGAGCTTGGGCCGGGCGTCGCGAGGTTCAGGCAGTTCAACGCTGCTGGGAACCAGCTCACCGGGAGTACCATGCCGGCCACGTTCCCGGACGGCTGCAAGCTCGAATCTTTAGACCTCTCTGCGAACCAGCTGATCGGAAAGTTCCCGGATTCCATTTCGAAGTGCGCGAACCTGACGTACTTGTCGCTGTGGGGGAATGGCTTCACCGGTGTGATACCGGCCGGAATGGGAGAGCTCTCCATGATCCAGACCCTGATTCTCGGAAAGAACCTGTTCGATCGGCAGATACCACCGGAGCTTACGAAGTGCTCGAGGCTTCAGTTCTGGGACATCAGCAGCAACATGTTTGGAGGGGACGTGCAAGATATCTTTGGCAGGTTTGCAAGCTTGAGGTACCTTGTGCTGCACCACAACAACTACACCGGCGGCATCGTCAGCTCTGGCGTACTCCGGCTACCTTTGCTCGCGAGGCTCGACCTCAGCTTCAACGAGTTCTCCGGCGATCTCCCACCGGAGGTGGCCGACATGAAGAGCCTCAAGTACCTGATGCTCGCATGTAACAAATTCTATGGCGGGATACCGCCGGCGTACGGCCGGCTCACAGAGCTCCAGGCGCTGGACCTGTCGTATAACAAGCTCACCGACAGAATACCGGCAAGCGTTGGGAACCTCACGTCGCTTTTATGGCTGATGCTTGCCGGGAACCAGCTCTCCGGAGAGATACCGCCGGAAATTGGCAACTGCACCAGCTTGCTCTGGCTGAACCTGGCTGACAACCACTTGACCGGGAAGATCCCGCCGGAGATGGCAGCGATAGGGAAGGATCCCAGCCCGACGTTCGCCAAGAACCGGAACGATCCCAGCGTGCTCACCGGCTCCGGCGAGTGCCTTGCCATGAAACGGTGGATCCCGGCGACATATCCCCCATTCAGCttcgtgtactccgtcatgacTCGGGAGAACTGCCGCAGCATATGGGACCGAATCCTCAAAGGCTACGGCATCGTCCCGATCTGTACCAACTCGTCATCGCCGGTGAGGTCCAACACGATCTCCGGGTACGTGCAGCTGTCCAGGAACTTTCTGTCCGGAGAGATACCGCCGGAGATCGGCGCAATGCGGAACCTCAGCCTGCTCCACCTCGACGATAACCGGCTCACCGGGCAGCTGCCGCCGGAGATCAGCCGGCTCCCGCTCGTCGTGCTGAATGTCTCAAGAAACAACGTTTCAGGCGCGATCCCGTCGGAGATCGGCCACATTCTGTGCCTCGAGATGATGGACCTCTCGTACAACAACTTCTCCGGCGAGCTGCCGGAGAGCCTGAGCCAGCTCACGGAGTTGAACAGATTTAACGTGTCCTACAACCCGCTTCTCTCCGGCAGTGTCCCCACCACGGGCCAATTCGGCACCTTCGACGAGCAGTCCTTCCTCGGCGACCCACTCATTTCATTCCGGCAAGGCACCGGTAAGCAACCACCACCTGAAGCTGTGGATGTTTCCACGGTTAGAAGGCGAGGCATGTCTCCAAGAACCATCGCGGCCTGGTTCATGTTCTCCctcaccatcgccttcatcgccGGCGCCGTCCTGTTCCTCGTGACCAATCTACGTGCCCGGTTCCCCGTGGACCAGGACCCGGACCCCGAGTCGTTCTCGTGTGAGAACCCCAAGTGCGGATCCGGCAAGTGCGCTTTGCAGATGTCGACGTCGTCGCCGCCGTCCGGGTTATCGTCGTCGGCGACCGGGTGCTCCTCGTCGACGGAGGTGGTGAAGGTGTTCCGGCTTGGCAAGACGGCGTTCACGTACCGCGACATTGTGGCAGCCACGGGCAACTTCGCGGACGACCTGGTGATCGGGCGGGGCGGCTACGGTGTAGTGTACCGCGGCGTGCTCCCCGACGGCCGCGCCGTGGCGGTCAAGAAGCTCGCGAGGCtgcgcgacggcgacggcgagcgcgAGTTCCGCGCCGAGATGGAGGTGCTAGCCGACCGGATGGGGTCCACGTGGCCGCACCCGAACCTCGTCACGCTCTACGGTTGGTGCCTGTCGGGCTCGGCCAAGATCCTGGTCTACGAGTACCTCGACGGCGGCAACCTGGAGTCGCTGATCGGTGACACCGCCGCGTTCTGTTGGGCCCGGCGGCTGGACACGGCGATCGGCGTTGCGCGGGCGCTCGTGTTCCTGCACCACGAGTGCTTTCCGGCCGTGGTGCACCGCGACGTGAAGGCCAGCAACGTGCTCCTCGACCGGGACGGGCGCGCCAAGGTGACGGACTTCGGGCTTGCCCGGGTGGTCCGGCCCGGCGACACTCACGTGAGCACGATGGTGGCCGGGACCGTGGGGTACGTGGCGCCGGAGTACGGGCAGACGTGGCGCGCCACGACCAAGGGAGACGTGTACAGCTACGGCGTGCTCCTGATGGAGCTCTCCACGGGCCGGCGCGCCGtggacggcggcgaggaggagtgCCTGGTCGAGTGGGGCCGGAGGATGGCCAAGGAAGGGTGGCGGGAAAAGGAGGCGTCCGCAGCGAGCGCGGTTTCCTGGGAGCTGCTCATGCTCGGCATGCGGTGCACGGCCGACGCGCCGCAGGAGCGGCCCGACATGCCGGACGTGCTCGCCGCGCTGCTCGACGTCGCAGAGAACGGCAGCGCGATC